One region of Oreochromis aureus strain Israel breed Guangdong linkage group 19, ZZ_aureus, whole genome shotgun sequence genomic DNA includes:
- the eif2ak4 gene encoding eIF-2-alpha kinase GCN2 isoform X2 has product MSSQRTSADVTDEYAVQQENELEALASIFEDDFKDLRSNDPWKVKRPPEVYLCLQPNGLNNGQGCYVSVDLHVKCPPTYPDVPPELELKNAKGLSNDNLKTLQAQLNKLAAEQCGEVMIYQLADHIQGFLSEHNRPPSRSFHEEMLKNQRRQQEKLALEEQQRMDQRRKQEEEMEKEIMAEIQRREEEKREEKRRKEMAKQERLGSMEHSMSVMGKSPPSPGSATPELFEAKKAAGNRRRTTSNSRHRRDTVNEDNNRPQELLHFSSNVFGELAVHQGKSLGVSERFGRNIYYGFEVNSGDFAVIYEWSLQWKKKTSKFFTTQETGRIENCKKQIHAAENEFNSLLRLEHPNLVQYLGLSVVEKEECIVVYMLVEHVAGNSLNQSLTAHGPVPLDKLCHYTAQLLAALDYLHSNSVVHKQLGPSSVLVDSEGNIRLTDYSLSKRFADICKEDIFEQARVRFSEETAMPTKTGKKGDVWNLGLMLLALSQGKEVKEYPVTVPSSLPADFQDFLQKCLCLNDTERWTAQQLLDHSFLKPSSPKHLPQSQDNSPEDLAVDFASSVIPRSHILNAPFSSVLQHRQISRFVSEFEELQLLGKGAFGAVIKVQNKLDGCYYAVKRIQVNPASKQFRRIKGEVTLLSRLNHENIVRYYNAWIERHELPATGVLSNTDSSEPVSSADKAPQRKNAPQRLNELGLPDDVEDIAPPPALSSSVEWSTSIERSSSARCSGRQSSDDEDDDDDDDEDDEEDVFGASFLPSNNDSRSDIIFDNGDESMDEMSKVEPSKRPVSDTTESTESDRHLITAHYLYIQMEYCEKSTLRDTIDQGLHQDQNRLWRLFREILDGLAYIHEQGMIHRDLKPVNIFLDSQDHVKIGDFGLATDHPANVAAGKFEVEESSSAVMAKLDPTGNMTGMVGTALYVSPEVQGNTKATYNQKVDLFSLGIILFEMSYRPMTTGAERITVLSQLREEPIIFPEDFTLREQGTQKRVIEWLLKHDPALRPTAQELLKSELLPPPQMEESELHEVLQHTMANINGKSYRTMVAQLFAQNTSPVMDYAYDIDLYKGSFSFNNAKLQQHVYESITRIFKKHGAVRVQTPLFLPRNRKLYDGSELACFMDHSGMLVTLPYDLRIAFARFIARNNVTHLKRYSIERVFRPKKLDRAHPRELLECAFDIITPVSNSLLPEAEIIYTISEIIQEFPVLQERNYNIYLNHTSLFKAVLLHSGVPEDKLSQASNILCDLMSEKLTKREAEAKFCNFSLSANCLQTLYKYIEQKGNLQDLVPLLSSLTKQKTAVTQLAKQGLKDLEELTVLLPKLGVKLMVVINLGLVYKVQHHSGVIFQFVAFIRKRRRTVPDILAAGGRYDHLILEFRGPVSTGPVPSAVGASVAVDKVCAAIASMEEPPTVSSYDVLVVPVGYSSMSKAIRVVQKLWSTGIAADINYDVSQSQDTLLEHCKLGGITCMALVSDKEGSYVKVKCFEKDRQSEKRILESDLVDHIIQKCRYKFLDERNIREISESTTLQNPKGSLLTSTGSSEQHGSSTPINMNVSLISPEKVSASARRRYETQIQTRLQNLGSNLQNKSNDIEVLAVDLQKETLINFLSLEFDSEEQFNNSVKTLLSRLPKQRYLKAICDEIHHFKITKRVAMVILYSYKDDYYKILL; this is encoded by the exons ATGAGCAGTCAGCGCACTTCAGCGGATGTGACAGACGAGTACGCGGTTCAGCAGGAAAATGAACTAGAAGCCCTCGCGTCTATTTTTGAAGATGATTTCAAGGATCTGCGGAGCAACGACCCCTGGAAG GTTAAAAGGCCACCAGAGGTGTACCTCTGCCTGCAGCCCAATGGGCTAAACAACGGACAGGGGTGTTACGTGAGTGTGGACCTGCATGTCAAATGTCCTCCCACGTATCCGGACGT GCCTCCAGAACTGGAGCTGAAGAATGCCAAAGGCCTTTCAAACGACAACCTCAAAACTCTCCAAGCTCAACTCAACAAACTGGCGGCGGAACAATGCGGAGAG GTGATGATTTACCAGCTAGCGGATCACATTCAGGGTTTCCTGAGCGAGCACAACAGGCCTCCGTCGCGCTCCTTCCACGAAGAAATGCTGAAGAATCAGCGGAGGCAGCAGGAGAAACTAGCGctggaggagcagcagagaaTGGACCAACGAcgcaagcaggaagaggagatg GAAAAAGAAATCATGGCTGAAATCcaaaggagagaagaggaaaagcgagaggaaaagagaagaaaggaaatgGCTAAACAG GAGCGACTCGGGAGCATGGAGCATTCGATGTCTGTGATGGGGAAGAGTCCACCCAGCCCAGGAAGCGCAACTCCCGAACTGTTTGAAGCCAAGAAAGCGGCTGGCAATCGCCGTCGGACTACCTCAAATTCCCGCCACAG ACGGGACACGGTTAATGAGGACAACAATCGCCCGCAGGAGCttcttcacttcagcagcaacGTTTTTGGAGAGCTTGCTGTGCACCAAGGGAAAAGCTTAG GTGTAAGTGAACGGTTCGGTCGTAACATTTATTACGGGTTTGAGGTGAACTCTGGCGATTTTGCTGTGATCTATGAGTGGTCGTTGCAGTGGAAGAAAAAGACGAGCAAGTTCTTCACCACCCAGGAGACAGGAAGGattgaaaactgtaaaaaacag ATCCATGCAGCAGAAAACGAGTTTAACTCCCTGCTGCGGCTGGAGCACCCAAACTTGGTGCAATACTTGGGGCTGAGCGTGGTCGAAAAGGAGGAATGCATCGTGGTTTACATGCTGGTGGAGCACGTGGCCGGGAACAGCTTGAACCAAAGCCTGACCGCCCACGGCCCGGTCCCTCTGGATAAGCTCTGCCACTACACGGCGCAGCTGCTGGCCGCTCTCGACTATCTGCACTCCAACTCCGTGGTCCACAAACAGCTGGGGCCCTCCAGCGTGCTGGTGGACTCCGAGGGGAACATTCGACTGACCGATTACAGTTTATCAAAGAGATTTGCTGACATCTGCAAAGAAGACATTTTCGAACAAGCTCGCGTGCGTTTCTCCGAGGAAACGGCGATGCCAACGAAAACGGGCAAGAAAGGCGACGTGTGGAACCTGGGACTGATGCTGCTGGCTCTGAGTCAAGGGAAGGAAGTGAAGGAGTATCCGGTGACCGTGCCGAGTAGCCTGCCTGCTGATTTTCAGGATTTCCTTCAGAA GTGTTTATGTCTGAATGATACTGAGCGCTGGACAGCTCAGCAGCTCTTGGACCACTCTTTCCTCAAGCCTTCCTCGCCTAAGCACCTTCCACAGTCCCAGGACAACAGCCCAGAAG ATCTAGCTGTGGACTTTGCGTCATCAGTCATCCCCCGGAGTCACATCCTCAATGCTCCTTTCAGTTCGGTCTTGCAGCACAGGCAGATTTCTCGGTTTGTCTCCGAGTTTGAGGAGCTGCAGCTTCTGGGAAAAGGAGCTTTCGGTGCTGTAATTAAA GTTCAGAACAAACTGGACGGTTGTTACTACGCGGTGAAGCGCATCCAGGTGAACCCAGCCAGTAAGCAGTTCCGACGGATCAAAGGCGAGGTGACGCTGCTGTCGCGGCTGAACCACGAGAATATCGTCCGTTATTACAACGCGTGGATCGAGAGGCACGAATTGCCCGCCACAGGCGTGCTGAGCAACACCGACAGCTCCGAGCCGGTGAGCTCAGCCGACAAGGCGCCACAGCGCAAAAATGCACCGCAGCGCCTCAACGAGCTCGGCCTGCCTGACGACGTGGAGGACATCGCTCCGCCTCCCGCCCTGTCAAGCTCAGTCGAGTGGTCCACCTCCATTGAGAGGTCCTCCAGCGCAAGGTGCAGCGGGCGCCAGTCCagtgatgatgaggatgatgacgacgacgatgatgaagatgatgaagaagatgtCTTTGGTGCCTctttttt GCCATCAAATAATGACTCAAGGAGTGACATCATTTTTGATAATGGAGATGAAAGCATGGACGAGATGTCAAAG GTAGAGCCAAGCAAAAGGCCAGTGTCCGACACAACGGAGAGCACGGAGTCAGATCGACACCTCATTACGGCACATTACCTGTACATACAA ATGGAATACTGTGAAAAGAGCACTTTACGAGACACAATAGATCAAGGCCTGCATCAGGATCAGAATCGGTTATGGAGGCTTTTCAGGGAGATACTGGACGGCCTTGCTTACATCCACGAGCAG GGCATGATTCACAGGGACCTGAAGCCTGTCAACATCTTCCTCGACTCACAGGACCACGTGAAAATTGGCGACTTTGGCCTGGCTACAGATCATCCCGCTAACGTG GCTGCTGGGAAATTTGAGGTGGAGGAGAGCAGCTCTGCGGTGATGGCCAAACTGGACCCAACAG GTAACATGACAGGGATGGTCGGTACTGCCCTGTACGTCAGTCCGGAAGTTCAGGGAAATACAAAAGCCACATACAACCAA AAGGTTGACCTGTTTAGCTTGGGCATAATCCTCTTTGAGATGTCCTACCGGCCGATGACCACCGGGGCTGAGCGCATCACTGTCCTGAGTCAGCTACGTGAG GAACCCATCATCTTCCCAGAGGACTTTACTTTACGAGAGCAAGGAACACAG AAGAGGGTGATCGAGTGGCTGCTGAAGCACGACCCGGCTCTTCGGCCGACTGCCCAGGAGCTGCTAAAGAGCGAACTTCTGCCTCCTCCCCAGATGGAGGAGTCGGAGTTGCACGAAGTGCTGCAGCATACCATGGCCAATATCAACGGCAAATCCTACCGCACCATGGTGGCCCAGCTGTtcgcccagaacacctcacctgTCATGGATTACGCTTATGATATAGACCTCTACAAG GGCAGCTTCAGCTTCAACAATGCCAAATTGCAGCAGCATGTGTACGAAAGCATCACCAGGATCTTCAAGAAGCACG GTGCCGTGCGTGTTCAGACCCCGCTGTTCCTCCCCAGGAACAGGAAGTTGTACGATGGCAGTGAGCTGGCCTGCTTCATGGACCATAGTGGAATGCTGGTTACGCTGCCCTATGACCTTCGC ATCGCGTTTGCAAGATTCATCGCTCGCAACAATGTAACACATCTGAAAAG GTACAGCATTGAACGAGTGTTTCGGCCCAAGAAGCTGGACCGCGCACACCCGAGGGAGCTCCTCGAGTGCGCCTTTGACATCATCACTCCTGTTAGCAACAGCCTGCTCCCTGAGGCAGAGATCATTTACACCATCTCTGAAATAATCCAGGAGTTCCCCGTGCTGCAG GAAAGGAACTACAACATCTACCTAAACCACACCAGCTTGTTTAAGGCCGTCCTGCTGCACAGCGGCGTCCCGGAGGACAAACTGAGCCAAGCCTCTAACATACTGTGTGACCTTATG AGTGAGAAACTCACCAAACGTGAAGCAGAGGCAAAGTTCTGCAACTTTTCACTGTCAGCCAACTGT TTGCAGACTCTGTACAAGTACATAGAACAGAAGGGGAATCTGCAGGACCTGGTGCCGCTGCTGTCATCACTTACCAAGCAAAAAACTGCCGTTACCCAGCTGGCCAAGCAGGGTCTCAAGGACCTGGAGGAGCTCACTGTGCTTCTGCCCAAACTTGGAGTTAAACTGATG GTGGTGATCAACTTAGGCTTAGTGTACAAAGTGCAACACCACTCAGGAGTCATCTTCCAGTTTGTGGCTTTCATCAGGAAGCGCAGACGAACCGTACCAGATATTCTGGCAGCTGGAGGACGCTACGACCACTTG ATCCTGGAATTTCGTGGACCGGTTTCCACAGGTCCCGTCCCCAGCGCAGTGGGGGCCAGTGTCGCCGTGGACAAAGTCTGCGCCGCTATAGCCAGCATGGAGGAGCCA CCAACAGTGAGCTCCTACGATGTGCTGGTGGTCCCTGTGGGCTATTCTTCGATGTCCAAAGCCATCAGGGTTGTTCAGAAATTGTGGAGCACCGGCATCGCTGCAGACATCAACTATGATGTGTCACAG tcTCAGGACACACTGCTGGAACACTGCAAGCTAGGCGGCATCACATGCATGGCCCTCGTCTCTGACAAAGAGGGATCCTATGTGAAG GTAAAATGCTTTGAGAAAGACAGACAGTCGGAGAAACGGATTCTCGAGTCTGACTTGGTGGATCACATCATTCAGAAATGTCGGTACAAATTCCTCGATGAGAGAaacatcag AGAAATCTCTGAAAGCACGACTCTACAGAACCCCAAAGGATCACTGCTCACCAGCACAG GGTCTTCAGAG
- the eif2ak4 gene encoding eIF-2-alpha kinase GCN2 isoform X1 yields MSSQRTSADVTDEYAVQQENELEALASIFEDDFKDLRSNDPWKVKRPPEVYLCLQPNGLNNGQGCYVSVDLHVKCPPTYPDVPPELELKNAKGLSNDNLKTLQAQLNKLAAEQCGEVMIYQLADHIQGFLSEHNRPPSRSFHEEMLKNQRRQQEKLALEEQQRMDQRRKQEEEMEKEIMAEIQRREEEKREEKRRKEMAKQERLGSMEHSMSVMGKSPPSPGSATPELFEAKKAAGNRRRTTSNSRHRRDTVNEDNNRPQELLHFSSNVFGELAVHQGKSLGVSERFGRNIYYGFEVNSGDFAVIYEWSLQWKKKTSKFFTTQETGRIENCKKQIHAAENEFNSLLRLEHPNLVQYLGLSVVEKEECIVVYMLVEHVAGNSLNQSLTAHGPVPLDKLCHYTAQLLAALDYLHSNSVVHKQLGPSSVLVDSEGNIRLTDYSLSKRFADICKEDIFEQARVRFSEETAMPTKTGKKGDVWNLGLMLLALSQGKEVKEYPVTVPSSLPADFQDFLQKCLCLNDTERWTAQQLLDHSFLKPSSPKHLPQSQDNSPEDLAVDFASSVIPRSHILNAPFSSVLQHRQISRFVSEFEELQLLGKGAFGAVIKVQNKLDGCYYAVKRIQVNPASKQFRRIKGEVTLLSRLNHENIVRYYNAWIERHELPATGVLSNTDSSEPVSSADKAPQRKNAPQRLNELGLPDDVEDIAPPPALSSSVEWSTSIERSSSARCSGRQSSDDEDDDDDDDEDDEEDVFGASFLPSNNDSRSDIIFDNGDESMDEMSKVEPSKRPVSDTTESTESDRHLITAHYLYIQMEYCEKSTLRDTIDQGLHQDQNRLWRLFREILDGLAYIHEQGMIHRDLKPVNIFLDSQDHVKIGDFGLATDHPANVAAGKFEVEESSSAVMAKLDPTGNMTGMVGTALYVSPEVQGNTKATYNQKVDLFSLGIILFEMSYRPMTTGAERITVLSQLREEPIIFPEDFTLREQGTQKRVIEWLLKHDPALRPTAQELLKSELLPPPQMEESELHEVLQHTMANINGKSYRTMVAQLFAQNTSPVMDYAYDIDLYKGSFSFNNAKLQQHVYESITRIFKKHGAVRVQTPLFLPRNRKLYDGSELACFMDHSGMLVTLPYDLRIAFARFIARNNVTHLKRYSIERVFRPKKLDRAHPRELLECAFDIITPVSNSLLPEAEIIYTISEIIQEFPVLQERNYNIYLNHTSLFKAVLLHSGVPEDKLSQASNILCDLMSEKLTKREAEAKFCNFSLSANCLQTLYKYIEQKGNLQDLVPLLSSLTKQKTAVTQLAKQGLKDLEELTVLLPKLGVKLMVVINLGLVYKVQHHSGVIFQFVAFIRKRRRTVPDILAAGGRYDHLILEFRGPVSTGPVPSAVGASVAVDKVCAAIASMEEPPTVSSYDVLVVPVGYSSMSKAIRVVQKLWSTGIAADINYDVSQSQDTLLEHCKLGGITCMALVSDKEGSYVKVKCFEKDRQSEKRILESDLVDHIIQKCRYKFLDERNISREISESTTLQNPKGSLLTSTGSSEQHGSSTPINMNVSLISPEKVSASARRRYETQIQTRLQNLGSNLQNKSNDIEVLAVDLQKETLINFLSLEFDSEEQFNNSVKTLLSRLPKQRYLKAICDEIHHFKITKRVAMVILYSYKDDYYKILL; encoded by the exons ATGAGCAGTCAGCGCACTTCAGCGGATGTGACAGACGAGTACGCGGTTCAGCAGGAAAATGAACTAGAAGCCCTCGCGTCTATTTTTGAAGATGATTTCAAGGATCTGCGGAGCAACGACCCCTGGAAG GTTAAAAGGCCACCAGAGGTGTACCTCTGCCTGCAGCCCAATGGGCTAAACAACGGACAGGGGTGTTACGTGAGTGTGGACCTGCATGTCAAATGTCCTCCCACGTATCCGGACGT GCCTCCAGAACTGGAGCTGAAGAATGCCAAAGGCCTTTCAAACGACAACCTCAAAACTCTCCAAGCTCAACTCAACAAACTGGCGGCGGAACAATGCGGAGAG GTGATGATTTACCAGCTAGCGGATCACATTCAGGGTTTCCTGAGCGAGCACAACAGGCCTCCGTCGCGCTCCTTCCACGAAGAAATGCTGAAGAATCAGCGGAGGCAGCAGGAGAAACTAGCGctggaggagcagcagagaaTGGACCAACGAcgcaagcaggaagaggagatg GAAAAAGAAATCATGGCTGAAATCcaaaggagagaagaggaaaagcgagaggaaaagagaagaaaggaaatgGCTAAACAG GAGCGACTCGGGAGCATGGAGCATTCGATGTCTGTGATGGGGAAGAGTCCACCCAGCCCAGGAAGCGCAACTCCCGAACTGTTTGAAGCCAAGAAAGCGGCTGGCAATCGCCGTCGGACTACCTCAAATTCCCGCCACAG ACGGGACACGGTTAATGAGGACAACAATCGCCCGCAGGAGCttcttcacttcagcagcaacGTTTTTGGAGAGCTTGCTGTGCACCAAGGGAAAAGCTTAG GTGTAAGTGAACGGTTCGGTCGTAACATTTATTACGGGTTTGAGGTGAACTCTGGCGATTTTGCTGTGATCTATGAGTGGTCGTTGCAGTGGAAGAAAAAGACGAGCAAGTTCTTCACCACCCAGGAGACAGGAAGGattgaaaactgtaaaaaacag ATCCATGCAGCAGAAAACGAGTTTAACTCCCTGCTGCGGCTGGAGCACCCAAACTTGGTGCAATACTTGGGGCTGAGCGTGGTCGAAAAGGAGGAATGCATCGTGGTTTACATGCTGGTGGAGCACGTGGCCGGGAACAGCTTGAACCAAAGCCTGACCGCCCACGGCCCGGTCCCTCTGGATAAGCTCTGCCACTACACGGCGCAGCTGCTGGCCGCTCTCGACTATCTGCACTCCAACTCCGTGGTCCACAAACAGCTGGGGCCCTCCAGCGTGCTGGTGGACTCCGAGGGGAACATTCGACTGACCGATTACAGTTTATCAAAGAGATTTGCTGACATCTGCAAAGAAGACATTTTCGAACAAGCTCGCGTGCGTTTCTCCGAGGAAACGGCGATGCCAACGAAAACGGGCAAGAAAGGCGACGTGTGGAACCTGGGACTGATGCTGCTGGCTCTGAGTCAAGGGAAGGAAGTGAAGGAGTATCCGGTGACCGTGCCGAGTAGCCTGCCTGCTGATTTTCAGGATTTCCTTCAGAA GTGTTTATGTCTGAATGATACTGAGCGCTGGACAGCTCAGCAGCTCTTGGACCACTCTTTCCTCAAGCCTTCCTCGCCTAAGCACCTTCCACAGTCCCAGGACAACAGCCCAGAAG ATCTAGCTGTGGACTTTGCGTCATCAGTCATCCCCCGGAGTCACATCCTCAATGCTCCTTTCAGTTCGGTCTTGCAGCACAGGCAGATTTCTCGGTTTGTCTCCGAGTTTGAGGAGCTGCAGCTTCTGGGAAAAGGAGCTTTCGGTGCTGTAATTAAA GTTCAGAACAAACTGGACGGTTGTTACTACGCGGTGAAGCGCATCCAGGTGAACCCAGCCAGTAAGCAGTTCCGACGGATCAAAGGCGAGGTGACGCTGCTGTCGCGGCTGAACCACGAGAATATCGTCCGTTATTACAACGCGTGGATCGAGAGGCACGAATTGCCCGCCACAGGCGTGCTGAGCAACACCGACAGCTCCGAGCCGGTGAGCTCAGCCGACAAGGCGCCACAGCGCAAAAATGCACCGCAGCGCCTCAACGAGCTCGGCCTGCCTGACGACGTGGAGGACATCGCTCCGCCTCCCGCCCTGTCAAGCTCAGTCGAGTGGTCCACCTCCATTGAGAGGTCCTCCAGCGCAAGGTGCAGCGGGCGCCAGTCCagtgatgatgaggatgatgacgacgacgatgatgaagatgatgaagaagatgtCTTTGGTGCCTctttttt GCCATCAAATAATGACTCAAGGAGTGACATCATTTTTGATAATGGAGATGAAAGCATGGACGAGATGTCAAAG GTAGAGCCAAGCAAAAGGCCAGTGTCCGACACAACGGAGAGCACGGAGTCAGATCGACACCTCATTACGGCACATTACCTGTACATACAA ATGGAATACTGTGAAAAGAGCACTTTACGAGACACAATAGATCAAGGCCTGCATCAGGATCAGAATCGGTTATGGAGGCTTTTCAGGGAGATACTGGACGGCCTTGCTTACATCCACGAGCAG GGCATGATTCACAGGGACCTGAAGCCTGTCAACATCTTCCTCGACTCACAGGACCACGTGAAAATTGGCGACTTTGGCCTGGCTACAGATCATCCCGCTAACGTG GCTGCTGGGAAATTTGAGGTGGAGGAGAGCAGCTCTGCGGTGATGGCCAAACTGGACCCAACAG GTAACATGACAGGGATGGTCGGTACTGCCCTGTACGTCAGTCCGGAAGTTCAGGGAAATACAAAAGCCACATACAACCAA AAGGTTGACCTGTTTAGCTTGGGCATAATCCTCTTTGAGATGTCCTACCGGCCGATGACCACCGGGGCTGAGCGCATCACTGTCCTGAGTCAGCTACGTGAG GAACCCATCATCTTCCCAGAGGACTTTACTTTACGAGAGCAAGGAACACAG AAGAGGGTGATCGAGTGGCTGCTGAAGCACGACCCGGCTCTTCGGCCGACTGCCCAGGAGCTGCTAAAGAGCGAACTTCTGCCTCCTCCCCAGATGGAGGAGTCGGAGTTGCACGAAGTGCTGCAGCATACCATGGCCAATATCAACGGCAAATCCTACCGCACCATGGTGGCCCAGCTGTtcgcccagaacacctcacctgTCATGGATTACGCTTATGATATAGACCTCTACAAG GGCAGCTTCAGCTTCAACAATGCCAAATTGCAGCAGCATGTGTACGAAAGCATCACCAGGATCTTCAAGAAGCACG GTGCCGTGCGTGTTCAGACCCCGCTGTTCCTCCCCAGGAACAGGAAGTTGTACGATGGCAGTGAGCTGGCCTGCTTCATGGACCATAGTGGAATGCTGGTTACGCTGCCCTATGACCTTCGC ATCGCGTTTGCAAGATTCATCGCTCGCAACAATGTAACACATCTGAAAAG GTACAGCATTGAACGAGTGTTTCGGCCCAAGAAGCTGGACCGCGCACACCCGAGGGAGCTCCTCGAGTGCGCCTTTGACATCATCACTCCTGTTAGCAACAGCCTGCTCCCTGAGGCAGAGATCATTTACACCATCTCTGAAATAATCCAGGAGTTCCCCGTGCTGCAG GAAAGGAACTACAACATCTACCTAAACCACACCAGCTTGTTTAAGGCCGTCCTGCTGCACAGCGGCGTCCCGGAGGACAAACTGAGCCAAGCCTCTAACATACTGTGTGACCTTATG AGTGAGAAACTCACCAAACGTGAAGCAGAGGCAAAGTTCTGCAACTTTTCACTGTCAGCCAACTGT TTGCAGACTCTGTACAAGTACATAGAACAGAAGGGGAATCTGCAGGACCTGGTGCCGCTGCTGTCATCACTTACCAAGCAAAAAACTGCCGTTACCCAGCTGGCCAAGCAGGGTCTCAAGGACCTGGAGGAGCTCACTGTGCTTCTGCCCAAACTTGGAGTTAAACTGATG GTGGTGATCAACTTAGGCTTAGTGTACAAAGTGCAACACCACTCAGGAGTCATCTTCCAGTTTGTGGCTTTCATCAGGAAGCGCAGACGAACCGTACCAGATATTCTGGCAGCTGGAGGACGCTACGACCACTTG ATCCTGGAATTTCGTGGACCGGTTTCCACAGGTCCCGTCCCCAGCGCAGTGGGGGCCAGTGTCGCCGTGGACAAAGTCTGCGCCGCTATAGCCAGCATGGAGGAGCCA CCAACAGTGAGCTCCTACGATGTGCTGGTGGTCCCTGTGGGCTATTCTTCGATGTCCAAAGCCATCAGGGTTGTTCAGAAATTGTGGAGCACCGGCATCGCTGCAGACATCAACTATGATGTGTCACAG tcTCAGGACACACTGCTGGAACACTGCAAGCTAGGCGGCATCACATGCATGGCCCTCGTCTCTGACAAAGAGGGATCCTATGTGAAG GTAAAATGCTTTGAGAAAGACAGACAGTCGGAGAAACGGATTCTCGAGTCTGACTTGGTGGATCACATCATTCAGAAATGTCGGTACAAATTCCTCGATGAGAGAaacatcag CAGAGAAATCTCTGAAAGCACGACTCTACAGAACCCCAAAGGATCACTGCTCACCAGCACAG GGTCTTCAGAG